Proteins from one Bradyrhizobium roseum genomic window:
- a CDS encoding nitrate reductase subunit alpha → MSHFLDRLSFFTRPKAEFAGGHGVMTTEDRSWEDGYRKRWQHDKIVRSTHGVNCTGSCSWKVYVKGGIVTWETQQTDYPRTRPDLPNHEPRGCARGASYSWYLYSGNRVKYPLVRSRLLKLWRDARVLMTPVAAWKSIVEDPKKRASYVQKRGLGGFVRASWAEVNEITAAANAYTAKTYGPDRVFGFSPIPAMSMVSYAAGARYLSLLGGVCMSFYDWYCDLPPASPQTWGEQTDVPESADWYNSGFLILWGSNVPQTRTPDAHFYTEVRYKGAKSVVISPDYSEASKFADLWVSPKQGTDAALAMAMGHVILKEFHVERQAKYFNDYVRQYTDMPMLVRLVKQGDVYVPERFLRASDFVKGMDEANNPEWKTVAYDEASGEIVVPKGSVGFRWGEKGKWSLEEKASGNQETKLRLSLSEIKDGISAVGFPYFGNREHDHFAGTDHPDVLKRNVPTKTLQLPEGETVVASVFDLFLANYGVDRGFGGENIGKNYDDLQPYTPAWAEKISGVPRDQIITVAREFALNAEKTGGRSMVILGAGLNHWYHMDMNYRGIINMLVMCGCIGQSGGGWSHYVGQEKLRPQSGWTPLAFGLDWGRPPRQMNSTSAFYAHTDQWRYETLDVSEILSPTAPAGPWDGALIDYNVRAERMGWLPSAPQLQTNPLEVSKRAAAAGMEAKDYVAKSLKSGELQLSCEDPDNPRNWPRNLFVWRSNLLGASGKGHEYFLKHLLGTKHGVMGKDLGEHGSKKPLDVKWHEEAPEGKLDLLVTLDFRMSTTCMYSDIVLPTATWYEKNDLNTSDMHPFIHPLSAAVDPVWESRSDWDIYKGIAEAFSRVAPEVLGVEKDVVLTPIMHDTAGEIAQPFDVKDWKKGQIDPIPGKTMPAVTVVERDYPNLYKRFTSLGPLMNKLGNGGKGMSWNTDHEVELLKKLNGVVTEEGASKGLARIDSAIDACEVILSLAPETNGEVAVKAWASLEGFTGREHRHLAIPKEDEKIRFRDVVAQPRKIISSPIWSGLESEKVCYNAGYTNVHELIPWRTLTGRQQLYQDHLWMRAFGEGFCVYRPPIDTKTVKPVIDRKPNGNASVVLNFITPHQKWGIHSTYTDNLLMLTLSRGGPIVWISEVDAKAAGIVDNDWIEAYNTNGALVARAVVSQRVKQGMCMMYHAQEKIVNVPGSEQTGQRGGIHNSVTRVVTKPTHMIGGYAQQSYGFNYYGTVGANRDEFVIVRKMVKVDWLDTPTADQPDTPRLEAAE, encoded by the coding sequence ATGAGTCATTTTCTCGACAGGTTGTCGTTCTTCACGCGCCCCAAGGCTGAATTCGCCGGCGGGCACGGCGTGATGACGACCGAAGACCGTTCCTGGGAGGACGGTTATCGAAAGCGCTGGCAGCACGACAAGATCGTCCGCTCTACCCACGGCGTGAACTGCACGGGCTCGTGCTCGTGGAAGGTCTACGTCAAGGGCGGCATCGTCACCTGGGAGACTCAGCAGACCGACTATCCGCGCACGCGGCCGGACCTGCCCAATCACGAACCGCGCGGCTGCGCGCGCGGTGCGAGCTACAGCTGGTATCTCTATTCCGGCAACCGGGTGAAATACCCGCTGGTGCGCTCACGGCTCCTGAAGCTGTGGCGCGACGCGCGTGTCCTGATGACGCCGGTGGCGGCCTGGAAGTCGATCGTCGAGGATCCGAAGAAGCGCGCTTCCTATGTGCAGAAGCGCGGGCTCGGCGGCTTCGTCCGCGCCAGCTGGGCTGAGGTCAACGAGATCACGGCGGCCGCGAACGCCTATACCGCCAAGACCTACGGGCCGGATCGCGTGTTCGGCTTCTCGCCGATCCCGGCGATGTCGATGGTGAGCTACGCGGCCGGTGCCCGCTATCTGTCGCTGCTCGGCGGCGTCTGCATGTCGTTCTACGATTGGTATTGTGATTTGCCGCCGGCCTCGCCGCAGACCTGGGGCGAGCAGACCGACGTTCCGGAAAGCGCCGACTGGTACAATTCCGGCTTCCTGATCCTGTGGGGATCGAACGTCCCACAGACCCGCACGCCGGATGCGCACTTCTACACCGAGGTCCGCTACAAGGGCGCCAAGAGCGTCGTGATCAGCCCGGACTATTCGGAGGCCTCGAAATTCGCCGATCTCTGGGTCTCGCCGAAGCAGGGCACGGACGCTGCGCTCGCGATGGCGATGGGCCACGTCATCTTGAAGGAATTCCACGTCGAACGTCAGGCCAAATACTTCAACGACTATGTACGCCAGTACACGGACATGCCGATGCTGGTGCGGCTGGTGAAGCAGGGCGACGTCTACGTTCCGGAGCGCTTCCTGCGTGCATCGGACTTCGTGAAGGGAATGGACGAAGCCAACAATCCGGAATGGAAGACGGTCGCCTATGACGAAGCCTCCGGCGAGATCGTTGTGCCCAAGGGCTCGGTCGGTTTCCGCTGGGGCGAGAAGGGCAAATGGAGCCTGGAAGAGAAGGCGTCCGGCAATCAGGAGACGAAGCTCCGGCTGTCGCTGAGCGAGATCAAGGACGGCATCTCGGCGGTCGGCTTCCCGTATTTCGGCAATCGCGAGCACGACCATTTTGCGGGCACGGATCATCCTGATGTGCTGAAGCGCAACGTGCCGACCAAGACGCTGCAGCTTCCGGAAGGCGAAACCGTCGTGGCCTCGGTGTTCGATCTCTTCCTCGCCAATTACGGCGTCGATCGCGGCTTCGGCGGCGAGAACATCGGCAAGAACTACGATGATCTGCAACCGTACACGCCCGCTTGGGCGGAAAAGATCAGCGGCGTGCCGCGCGACCAGATCATCACGGTAGCTCGCGAGTTCGCGCTCAACGCCGAGAAGACTGGCGGCCGTTCCATGGTCATCCTCGGCGCCGGGCTGAACCACTGGTACCACATGGACATGAACTACCGCGGCATCATCAACATGCTGGTGATGTGCGGCTGCATTGGGCAGTCCGGCGGCGGCTGGTCGCATTATGTGGGCCAGGAAAAGCTGCGGCCGCAGTCCGGCTGGACGCCGCTGGCGTTCGGTCTCGACTGGGGCCGTCCGCCCCGCCAGATGAACTCGACCTCAGCGTTCTACGCCCATACCGACCAGTGGCGTTACGAGACGCTCGATGTCAGCGAGATCCTGTCGCCGACCGCGCCGGCTGGTCCGTGGGACGGCGCGCTGATTGACTACAACGTGCGCGCCGAACGGATGGGCTGGTTGCCGTCGGCGCCGCAACTGCAGACCAATCCGCTCGAAGTATCGAAGCGGGCTGCAGCCGCCGGCATGGAGGCAAAGGATTACGTCGCCAAGTCCCTGAAGTCGGGCGAGCTGCAATTGTCATGCGAGGATCCCGACAACCCCAGGAACTGGCCGCGCAACCTGTTCGTCTGGCGCTCGAACCTGTTGGGCGCTTCAGGCAAGGGCCACGAATACTTCCTCAAGCATCTGCTCGGCACCAAGCACGGCGTCATGGGCAAGGATCTCGGCGAACACGGCTCAAAGAAACCTCTCGACGTGAAATGGCACGAGGAGGCGCCGGAAGGAAAGCTGGACCTGCTGGTCACGCTCGACTTCCGGATGTCGACCACCTGCATGTATTCGGACATCGTGCTGCCGACGGCGACCTGGTATGAGAAGAACGATCTCAATACCTCCGACATGCACCCGTTCATTCACCCGCTGTCGGCGGCGGTCGACCCGGTCTGGGAGTCGCGCAGCGACTGGGACATCTACAAGGGCATTGCGGAAGCGTTCTCCCGGGTGGCGCCGGAAGTTCTCGGCGTCGAAAAGGACGTCGTGCTGACGCCGATCATGCACGATACGGCCGGCGAGATCGCGCAGCCCTTCGACGTCAAGGACTGGAAGAAGGGCCAGATCGATCCGATCCCCGGCAAAACCATGCCGGCGGTGACCGTAGTCGAGCGCGACTATCCGAACCTCTACAAGCGCTTCACCTCGCTCGGGCCGCTGATGAACAAGCTCGGCAATGGCGGCAAGGGCATGAGCTGGAATACCGACCACGAGGTCGAGCTGCTCAAGAAGCTCAACGGCGTCGTGACCGAGGAGGGCGCGAGCAAGGGGCTTGCCCGCATCGACAGCGCGATCGACGCCTGCGAGGTCATTCTCAGCCTTGCGCCGGAGACCAATGGCGAAGTTGCGGTCAAGGCGTGGGCGTCGCTGGAAGGCTTCACCGGGAGAGAGCACCGGCATCTGGCCATCCCGAAGGAGGATGAGAAGATCCGCTTTCGCGACGTCGTCGCGCAGCCGCGCAAGATCATCTCCTCGCCGATCTGGTCTGGTCTTGAATCCGAGAAGGTCTGCTACAACGCCGGCTACACCAACGTCCACGAACTGATCCCGTGGCGAACGCTGACCGGCCGCCAGCAGCTCTATCAGGATCATTTGTGGATGCGCGCCTTCGGTGAAGGGTTCTGCGTCTACCGTCCGCCGATCGACACCAAGACCGTCAAGCCGGTGATCGACCGCAAGCCGAACGGCAATGCGTCGGTGGTGCTGAACTTCATCACGCCGCATCAGAAGTGGGGCATCCACTCCACCTATACCGACAATTTGCTGATGCTGACGCTGTCGCGCGGCGGGCCGATCGTCTGGATCAGCGAGGTCGACGCCAAGGCTGCAGGCATTGTCGATAACGACTGGATCGAGGCCTACAACACCAACGGCGCGCTGGTCGCGCGTGCGGTGGTCTCGCAGCGCGTCAAGCAGGGCATGTGCATGATGTACCATGCCCAGGAGAAGATCGTGAACGTGCCCGGCTCCGAGCAGACCGGACAGCGTGGCGGTATCCACAACTCGGTGACCCGGGTCGTGACCAAGCCGACGCACATGATCGGCGGTTACGCCCAGCAGTCCTACGGCTTCAACTATTACGGCACGGTCGGCGCCAACCGTGACGAGTTCGTCATTGTCCGGAAGATGGTGAAAGTCGACTGGCTCGACACGCCCACTGCCGACCAGCCTGATACCCCCCGCTTGGAGGCCGCAGAATGA
- a CDS encoding FAD:protein FMN transferase: protein MLKQNLTRRRMIVITAGAAGSALLASKRFAQSNAPVRWQGSALGAQVSIEIHHADRAEAERLAERCVLEARRLEQQFSLYRADSAISTLNRTGILVAPDVDMVALLQTSLRFAEITGGAFDPTVQPLWQLHADHFSSAKPGSDGPSPRQLAEALAKVGHDGLLVGANRIALQRRGAAITLNGIAQGFATDRVVERLRHAGLSTTLVNMGEIRAIGARPEGTPWRVGLGDPDRPGQLTETLDLVDRAVATSAGAGFQFDAKGRFTHLFDPATGRSPQCYRSVSVMAPTATEADALSTAFSLMPLSDIADIVAARPNLQARIANSNGTSIVYGA, encoded by the coding sequence ATGCTGAAGCAAAATCTCACCCGGCGGCGCATGATCGTCATTACCGCGGGCGCGGCCGGATCGGCATTGCTCGCCTCCAAGCGCTTCGCGCAATCCAATGCTCCCGTGCGCTGGCAGGGTTCGGCACTCGGCGCGCAGGTCTCGATCGAGATACATCACGCCGACAGGGCCGAGGCCGAACGGCTGGCCGAACGTTGTGTGCTGGAGGCACGCCGGTTGGAGCAGCAGTTCAGTCTGTACCGGGCGGACTCCGCGATCTCGACGCTCAACCGGACCGGCATTCTGGTTGCGCCCGACGTGGATATGGTGGCGCTGCTCCAAACCTCGCTGCGCTTTGCCGAAATTACCGGCGGCGCGTTCGATCCAACGGTGCAGCCGCTCTGGCAGTTGCATGCCGATCATTTCTCGTCGGCCAAACCGGGCAGCGACGGACCTTCGCCGCGGCAGTTGGCAGAAGCACTGGCGAAGGTCGGCCACGACGGCCTGCTGGTCGGTGCAAACAGGATCGCATTGCAGCGGCGCGGGGCGGCGATCACGCTGAACGGCATTGCGCAGGGGTTTGCCACTGACCGGGTCGTCGAGCGGCTGCGCCACGCGGGCCTGTCGACGACGCTGGTCAATATGGGCGAGATCAGGGCGATCGGCGCGCGGCCCGAGGGCACGCCGTGGCGCGTCGGCCTCGGCGATCCCGACCGGCCGGGCCAGCTCACCGAAACCCTCGACCTTGTTGACCGCGCGGTGGCGACCTCGGCGGGCGCCGGCTTCCAGTTTGACGCCAAGGGCCGCTTTACACACCTTTTCGATCCGGCGACGGGACGCAGTCCGCAGTGCTACCGCAGCGTCAGCGTGATGGCACCGACCGCGACCGAAGCCGACGCGTTGTCGACCGCGTTCAGCCTGATGCCGTTGTCCGATATTGCTGACATTGTGGCGGCCAGGCCGAACCTGCAGGCTCGCATCGCCAATTCCAATGGAACTTCGATCGTGTATGGTGCTTGA
- a CDS encoding helix-turn-helix domain-containing protein has product MTTPEKRSEAEIADTTYAQFALGQTATDLCKETGTFSNIHQIQLVQLMAITCRFDNCHRPAHFQDVTVLRSDQLVQVMNLPLFSGMAEETLADLLGAALLQQFPPGVVLLHEGHHADFLHVLIDGLVEIFTTHGEQEWGISLVSPVTTFILAAVVSNQPYLNSARTLSGSNILLIPAQRVRDIFDRDVAFARVVAKELAVAYRSSVKKLKGYMARSTVERLANWILAEARQDAMESVVIPFDRGTLASHIGTTRENLSRNLAQLTQHGVRIRGREIVIDHKELLQQFARPQRFIDDPAS; this is encoded by the coding sequence ATGACTACCCCCGAAAAGCGTTCGGAGGCAGAGATCGCCGATACCACGTATGCGCAATTTGCGCTGGGTCAAACAGCGACCGATTTGTGCAAAGAGACTGGGACTTTCAGCAATATTCATCAAATTCAGCTCGTTCAATTGATGGCAATCACGTGCAGATTTGATAATTGTCACAGACCGGCTCATTTTCAGGATGTGACTGTGCTGCGCTCAGATCAACTTGTACAAGTAATGAATCTACCGCTGTTCTCCGGGATGGCGGAAGAAACGCTCGCCGACCTTTTGGGCGCTGCGCTGCTGCAGCAGTTTCCGCCCGGCGTGGTTCTGCTGCATGAGGGACATCATGCGGACTTTCTTCATGTCCTCATCGATGGCCTGGTCGAAATCTTTACCACGCACGGCGAACAGGAATGGGGGATCTCGCTAGTCAGCCCGGTTACAACCTTTATTCTGGCGGCAGTCGTCAGCAACCAACCCTACCTGAATTCCGCGAGAACCTTGTCCGGCTCGAATATCCTGTTGATCCCAGCACAACGCGTCCGTGACATCTTTGATCGCGATGTCGCCTTTGCGCGGGTCGTGGCAAAAGAACTTGCCGTTGCCTATCGTTCGTCGGTCAAGAAGCTGAAGGGCTACATGGCCAGGTCCACAGTCGAGCGTCTTGCCAACTGGATCTTGGCGGAGGCGCGACAAGACGCCATGGAATCCGTCGTAATCCCATTTGATCGCGGGACTTTGGCATCACATATCGGCACGACCAGAGAAAACCTTTCTCGCAATCTGGCTCAGCTAACGCAACATGGCGTCCGCATTCGCGGTCGGGAAATAGTAATTGATCACAAAGAGCTGCTGCAGCAGTTCGCGCGCCCACAGCGGTTCATAGATGATCCTGCTTCCTGA
- a CDS encoding nitrate/nitrite transporter produces the protein MASPVSSAVHQGRALWLSTIAFTICFAVWTIFSIIGIRIKQELGLNDTQFGLLVGTPILSGSLIRLVLGIWTDQYGGRRVYTVVMLAAALATYMLTWARTYPEFLVAALFVGIAGGSFAVGIAYVSRFYAAGKQGTALGIFGAGNVGAALTKFVAPFVLVAYGWQTVAQVWALVIGLMGIAFWMFSEEDPVVRARREKNEKPTSAWLELEPLKNVQVWRFALYYFFVFGAFVALALWLPQYLIKVYGVDIKTAGMVAAMFSLPASVFRAYGGHLSDRYGARRVMYWTFLVGVVTTFVLSYPPTDYLVKTVNGTVSFHLEMGLVPFTVTVFVLGFFMALGKAAVYKHIPVYYPRNVGAVGGLVGMIGGLGGFVLPIVFGALVDLTGLWTSCFMLLFFLVAGSLAWMHVAIRHMEHGVVGEALKKLPELPEMEEIHKPEHVGALSGTVLTDWRPEDKTFWETTGRAIARRNLWISIPALLLSFAVWQVWSVVVAKLPSVGFKFTTAELFWLAALPGISGAVLRIFYSFMVPIFGGRLWTTLATWSLLIPAIGIGYAVQNPSTPYPVFLALALLCGFGGGNFASSMSNISFFFPRAEKGNALALNAGLGNLGVSTVQFVVPIIITVGVFGWFGGDPATVTSGTQTSSLWLQNAGFIWVPFIVASAFAAWFGMNDIASAKASFADQAVIFQRKHNWIMCWLYTGTFGSFIGYSAGFPLLAKTQFPSVDALQFVFLGPLVGALSRSATGWIADKWGGARVTFWVFILMMLGVLGILYFIGIKDQPGAFWGFFAMFLILFFATGVGNASTFQMIPNIMRKEMDRLMPTADALTRQRQAEKESAAITGFTSAIAAFGAFFIPKSYGTSIDLTGGVQGALWGFFIFYVICIVITWAVYSRKGGLLHDIERSPRIVPVTQAAE, from the coding sequence ATGGCATCACCAGTTTCAAGCGCGGTTCACCAAGGCCGGGCCCTCTGGCTTTCGACGATCGCCTTCACGATCTGCTTTGCGGTCTGGACGATTTTCTCGATCATCGGCATCCGGATCAAGCAAGAACTCGGATTGAATGACACTCAGTTCGGCCTCCTGGTCGGTACTCCGATCCTATCGGGATCGTTGATCCGCTTGGTGCTTGGAATTTGGACCGATCAATATGGCGGACGGCGGGTTTACACCGTCGTGATGCTCGCCGCTGCTCTTGCTACGTATATGCTGACGTGGGCGCGCACCTATCCGGAATTCCTCGTTGCTGCTCTGTTTGTCGGCATCGCAGGTGGCTCTTTTGCAGTCGGCATCGCCTACGTCTCGCGCTTCTATGCAGCGGGCAAGCAAGGCACCGCACTCGGAATTTTTGGCGCCGGCAATGTTGGCGCCGCTTTGACCAAATTTGTCGCGCCTTTCGTGCTGGTCGCCTACGGCTGGCAGACCGTGGCTCAGGTCTGGGCGCTGGTTATCGGTTTGATGGGGATCGCATTCTGGATGTTTTCGGAAGAAGACCCGGTCGTCCGTGCACGGCGCGAGAAGAACGAGAAGCCGACCAGCGCATGGCTGGAGCTGGAGCCATTGAAGAACGTTCAGGTCTGGCGTTTTGCGCTCTATTACTTCTTCGTGTTCGGCGCCTTCGTCGCGCTGGCGCTGTGGTTGCCGCAATATCTGATCAAGGTCTACGGAGTCGACATTAAGACCGCCGGCATGGTGGCCGCGATGTTCTCGTTGCCGGCCAGCGTGTTTCGGGCCTACGGCGGCCATCTCTCGGACCGCTACGGCGCACGTCGCGTGATGTACTGGACATTCCTGGTCGGCGTCGTCACAACTTTCGTGCTGTCCTATCCGCCGACCGACTATCTGGTGAAGACGGTCAACGGCACGGTCAGCTTCCATCTTGAAATGGGATTGGTGCCATTCACCGTGACGGTCTTCGTGCTCGGCTTCTTCATGGCGCTGGGCAAGGCGGCTGTCTACAAGCATATACCGGTATATTACCCTCGGAATGTTGGCGCCGTCGGCGGTCTGGTTGGCATGATCGGCGGTCTCGGCGGTTTCGTGCTTCCGATTGTGTTCGGAGCGCTCGTTGATTTGACTGGCCTGTGGACCAGTTGCTTCATGCTGCTGTTCTTTCTGGTTGCGGGTTCTCTGGCGTGGATGCATGTCGCCATCCGGCACATGGAACACGGTGTCGTCGGAGAAGCGCTGAAAAAGCTTCCCGAACTTCCTGAAATGGAAGAGATCCACAAGCCCGAACATGTTGGCGCGCTGTCCGGTACCGTCCTGACCGACTGGCGTCCGGAAGACAAGACCTTCTGGGAGACCACGGGACGGGCGATCGCCCGGCGCAATCTCTGGATTTCGATCCCGGCGCTGCTGCTGTCGTTCGCGGTTTGGCAGGTCTGGTCGGTGGTGGTGGCCAAGCTGCCCTCGGTCGGTTTCAAGTTCACCACCGCCGAATTGTTCTGGCTGGCGGCGCTGCCTGGTATCTCCGGTGCGGTATTGCGGATCTTCTATTCCTTCATGGTGCCGATCTTCGGGGGCCGGCTCTGGACCACGCTGGCGACCTGGTCGCTGCTGATCCCGGCGATCGGCATCGGCTACGCCGTGCAGAATCCGTCGACGCCTTATCCGGTGTTCCTGGCGCTGGCGCTGCTGTGCGGCTTCGGCGGCGGCAATTTTGCTTCCTCGATGTCCAACATCTCCTTCTTCTTCCCGCGGGCGGAGAAGGGCAACGCGCTCGCGCTCAATGCCGGCCTCGGCAATCTCGGCGTCTCGACCGTGCAGTTCGTGGTGCCGATCATCATCACGGTCGGCGTGTTCGGCTGGTTCGGCGGCGACCCGGCAACGGTCACCAGCGGAACGCAGACGTCGTCGCTGTGGCTGCAGAACGCCGGTTTCATCTGGGTGCCGTTCATCGTCGCCAGCGCGTTCGCGGCTTGGTTCGGCATGAACGACATCGCCTCAGCCAAGGCATCGTTCGCCGACCAGGCGGTGATCTTCCAGCGCAAGCATAACTGGATCATGTGCTGGCTCTATACTGGGACTTTCGGCTCCTTCATCGGTTACTCCGCAGGATTCCCGCTGCTCGCCAAGACCCAGTTCCCGAGCGTCGATGCGCTGCAATTCGTCTTCCTCGGCCCGCTGGTCGGCGCACTGTCACGCTCGGCGACGGGGTGGATCGCCGACAAATGGGGCGGGGCGCGCGTTACCTTCTGGGTATTCATCCTGATGATGCTCGGCGTGCTCGGTATCCTTTATTTCATCGGCATCAAGGATCAGCCGGGAGCATTCTGGGGCTTCTTTGCGATGTTTCTCATCCTGTTCTTTGCAACCGGCGTCGGCAACGCATCGACCTTCCAGATGATCCCCAACATCATGCGCAAGGAAATGGACCGGCTGATGCCGACCGCCGACGCCTTGACCCGTCAGCGCCAGGCCGAAAAGGAATCGGCCGCCATCACTGGCTTCACCTCGGCGATCGCAGCCTTCGGCGCCTTCTTCATCCCGAAGTCCTACGGGACCTCGATCGATCTCACCGGCGGCGTGCAGGGCGCGCTGTGGGGATTCTTCATCTTCTACGTGATCTGCATCGTGATCACCTGGGCCGTCTACAGCCGCAAGGGTGGGCTGCTCCATGACATCGAGCGCAGCCCCCGCATCGTACCCGTCACACAAGCTGCCGAATAA
- a CDS encoding nitrous oxide reductase accessory protein NosL: MSFRILCALVATIFLAGCNQEAANSVAPPPVALNSDAMGVFCGMNLLEHPGPKGQIITAGRVDPFWFSSVRDTVAFTLMPDQPRDIRAIYVSDMARAKSWDDPGATNWVEARKAFFVIEGRKQGGMGAAEAVPFGNREAADAFAAANGGRVVTFTEIPREYVLGSDTPSDQSQHEHPEVRTN; this comes from the coding sequence ATGAGCTTTCGAATCCTGTGCGCGCTCGTCGCGACAATCTTCCTCGCGGGATGTAATCAGGAGGCGGCGAATTCGGTCGCGCCGCCGCCGGTGGCGCTCAACAGCGACGCCATGGGCGTGTTCTGCGGCATGAACCTGCTCGAACATCCTGGACCGAAGGGACAGATCATCACCGCCGGTCGGGTCGATCCGTTCTGGTTCTCCTCCGTGCGCGACACCGTGGCGTTCACCCTGATGCCCGATCAGCCCCGTGACATCAGGGCGATCTATGTATCGGACATGGCGCGGGCGAAAAGCTGGGACGATCCGGGCGCCACCAACTGGGTAGAGGCGCGCAAAGCCTTCTTTGTGATCGAAGGCCGGAAGCAGGGCGGAATGGGCGCAGCCGAAGCGGTGCCGTTCGGCAATCGTGAGGCCGCCGACGCCTTTGCCGCCGCCAACGGCGGCCGGGTGGTGACGTTCACGGAAATACCGCGCGAATATGTACTGGGCAGTGACACGCCCAGCGACCAAAGCCAGCATGAACACCCTGAGGTACGGACCAACTGA
- a CDS encoding ABC transporter permease subunit, whose translation MRNIVIIAAKEIKEGLRNRWVLATTLLLAALSLSLTFLGSAPTGNVGASALDVVVVSLSSLTIFLLPLIALLISHDAVVGEMERGTMILLLSYPVGRYQVLLGKFCGHVLILAFATVIGYGAAAAALAITGASVLAASWYAFASMLGTSILLGAIFVAIGYLISSLVRDRGTAAGISVGIWLLMVLVFDMALLGILVVDQGRVVTASVLEALLFLNPTDLYRLTNLTGFNVSQFSGMAGLAGTASTGIGALLLGLLVWIAVPLGLATAFFARREL comes from the coding sequence GTGAGAAATATCGTTATCATCGCCGCCAAGGAGATCAAGGAAGGGCTGCGCAACCGCTGGGTTCTCGCCACCACGCTGCTACTGGCGGCACTGTCGCTATCGCTGACCTTTCTCGGCAGCGCGCCGACCGGCAATGTCGGCGCCAGCGCTCTCGACGTGGTGGTGGTCAGTCTGTCCAGCCTCACCATCTTTCTGCTGCCGCTGATTGCGCTTTTGATCTCGCATGACGCTGTAGTCGGCGAGATGGAGCGCGGCACCATGATCCTGCTGCTCAGCTATCCCGTCGGCCGCTACCAGGTCCTGCTGGGGAAATTCTGCGGCCATGTGCTGATCCTCGCCTTCGCCACCGTGATCGGATATGGCGCGGCGGCGGCGGCGCTCGCCATCACGGGCGCCTCGGTGCTGGCGGCGAGCTGGTACGCCTTCGCCTCCATGCTCGGGACCTCGATCCTGCTCGGCGCGATATTCGTCGCGATCGGATATCTGATCTCCAGCCTGGTGCGCGACCGCGGCACCGCCGCGGGCATCTCGGTCGGCATCTGGCTGCTGATGGTGCTGGTGTTCGACATGGCGCTGCTCGGCATCCTCGTGGTCGATCAGGGACGCGTCGTCACGGCGTCGGTGCTGGAGGCGCTGCTGTTTCTCAATCCGACCGATCTTTATCGCCTGACCAACCTGACCGGGTTCAACGTGAGCCAGTTCTCCGGCATGGCCGGGCTGGCGGGGACCGCGAGCACGGGGATCGGCGCGCTGCTGCTCGGTCTTCTGGTCTGGATCGCCGTACCGCTTGGACTCGCAACCGCATTCTTTGCGCGGAGGGAATTATGA
- a CDS encoding c-type cytochrome, with translation MRGFIFVALLAIACAGEVKAQDAAAGEKVFGVCKACHQIGETAKNGVGPQLNGIIGRKAGTVEGYNYSKANKESGITWDEATFREYIKDPKAKIPGTKMIYAGLKDEQRTNDLIAYLQQFDTDGKKK, from the coding sequence ATGCGAGGGTTCATTTTCGTTGCGCTTTTGGCGATCGCTTGCGCAGGTGAAGTCAAGGCCCAGGATGCCGCGGCCGGCGAAAAGGTGTTCGGCGTGTGCAAGGCCTGCCACCAGATCGGCGAGACCGCGAAAAATGGGGTCGGACCACAGCTAAACGGCATCATCGGCCGCAAAGCGGGCACCGTCGAAGGATATAACTATAGCAAGGCCAACAAGGAATCCGGCATCACCTGGGACGAGGCCACCTTCCGTGAATACATCAAGGATCCGAAGGCGAAGATCCCGGGTACCAAGATGATCTACGCGGGCCTCAAAGATGAGCAGAGGACCAACGACCTGATCGCCTACCTTCAGCAGTTCGATACCGATGGGAAAAAGAAATAG